A region of the Deltaproteobacteria bacterium genome:
CGTATCGAAACCCCAGGGGGAGGGGGCTACGGCGACCCCGGGAAGTAACATGTCCTTTTTTTAGATTAGTTCCCATCCATAAATGCGATCCGGGCACAAGACAGGAGTGAGATTTGAAGCAATTTGTATTTGAGAAGTTCCATGGCCGATATCTCAGGCTGGCTGCACGGGTTATGCTCATGGGGGTGATTGTATTGTGCTGCACCGGGCGGTATGCTCGGGGTCTTGAAGGTGGATCACATGTTATTTTATACACAGATGAGAATTATGCTTCCTTAAGCCGCAGCCAAGCCTTGTCATGGATCAATTCTTTGCAGATGAAAGACGGTATAGAAACTATCAATCTCGCCGAACCACCTTCAGGCGCTCTCATACCTCTTGATATGGCCTCTCCATTATTCCTATGGGATGATAAAGCAGAAAATTCAGCATGGCTTGTATCTATAAAAAACGAAACAAGAACTCTTTTGCAGGCTTTGCTCAGCACTCCTTGGTGGATACCCGATCCCGATTCCTGGAACAGACTGAAAAAAATGGCTGGAAATGCGCCGCTTGAAGTAATAGTCGCCGGAATTGGAGGCTGGAGCGGCAGGGAAATCACTTCTCAGGGTCATGGGTTTTTCAGGATTTCAAAGGATATGGTAAACGCCCGCCTTATGTTCATGCGCAAACCGCTTCCTTTTCTCGAGGCAAAAAAACATCCTGAAAAGACAAGCCTGATGGTGGGCAAAATCGAGTCGTATAAACAACCTGAGACCATTTTTACATCTCCCCCGATCTGTGCCAATTGTCATTCTTATTCGCTCGATGGAAGCTATATGACCATGGACATGGATTATGGCGGTGATAAAGGCGCGTTTTTGCACAGCCCTGTCAGAAAAAAAATTGTCATCGAAAAGGAAATGATATCTTCATGGAATACACTGCCGGCACGTAAACCCGCCTCATACAGCATGGGGCTTTTTGCAAGGGTTTCTCCTGACGGCCGCTATATCGCAGGGACCGTAAACGAAACGTCGGTATTCGTTATGTTGGATGACCTGTTTTTTTCCCAGTTGTTTTATCCGGCAACCGGCCAGATCGCGATATTCGACACCAGGAAGGGCAAATTTCATCTGCTGCCGGGTGCCAGCAGATCCGACCGTGTACAGACTGCACCCTCATGGAGCCCTGACGGAAAGACCATAGCGTTCGCAATGAGCAGGACAGACCCCGAACTAATCAAAAAAGCAGTGGCTAAAGAAATACTTAAAGAAAGTCCCAGGCAGAACATCAGGGACTTGAACAAAAAATATCCCGTTCAGTTCGATATTTATACCCTGCCTTTTAATGATGGAAAGGGCGGCCAAGCGGTTCCCCTGAAAGGGGCCAGCCAGAATGGATACAGTAATTATTTCCCGAGGTACTCCCCCGACGGCAAATGGATTGTGTTTACACAAAGCCCTACAGGACTTGTCCTTCAGCCTGACAGCAGGCTGGTCATAATTCCAGCCAAAGGCGGCGTGGCAAGGATCCTGGCCTGCAATCAGCGGACCATGAATTCATGGCATTCATGGTCGCCTAATTCGAGATGGCTGGTTTTTACGTGTAAGGCCAATTCTCCTTATACGGAATTATACCTGACCCACATTGATGAGCATGGGGTTTCAAGTCCGGCCATCCGTCTTTTTCGTTTCAGCAGCAATGATTATGCAGCAATGGTCCCTGAATTTATCCGGAAATTGCCGGAAAACCTTGAAACACTCACATTCGGCTCTCTTGAGAATGTAAAAGGGAAAAGCATCGCAACCGATGGGAGGTGATCATGCCAATACACTACCTGGTAAGTTCCATTATTGCCAAAAATAGGATTTGACGCTTCAGTCAGAGGCTTCGTGCGTTATATCGTCCATGGCTTATGTTTCCCTGGATCACACCCCCTTTTTCTTTTTTGCTTCGTGATCAAAATAAACCGTCCCCGGGAAATCTTATTTGCAGCCCTTCACCGGATAGGCGTTCAAGGGTGATCTAAGCTGCTACTTTATGTAATTCGTATATAAATGTGTTATAGTTTAACAATTATGGAGGTGTGTATGATGAAGAAGAGCAGGATGACAGGATTATTGATGTTTTTTATTATTATCTTGTTGATGTTTTCATTTGATGCGAAACAGGTGAATGCTTATGGCGGCGGTAGTGGCGGCGGCGGAGGCGGCGAAAGCTCAGGAGCATCTGAACTCGGCTCTACGACAAAATCGGATATCAAAAGGGTATACACCAGGAGTGAACTTGAAAGATTCTTTTCGGGATTGCCCCCTTCGGTCCGGGAAATGATTATCGATAAACAGGAGGGCAAAGAAAGGAGCCTTGCCCAATTGCATCTGATTCGGACTATATTTTTGCAGGCGGAAAGATTTAAGGGTGAGTCAGAGGCAAGCTATTGGCAGTCATACGAAGACCTTGCCGTGCTCCTTGACAAAACCGGGCAGAATGCAGAACTGGTGCTGGCTTTTACCACAGGGGGGTCATCTACATTTATTACCCAGACCCTGTTTGGAGCAGTAAGGGCAGGGGCCAATGAATACAGTAAAGATAAAAGCGTCGGTGATATCATAC
Encoded here:
- a CDS encoding PD40 domain-containing protein; the encoded protein is MKQFVFEKFHGRYLRLAARVMLMGVIVLCCTGRYARGLEGGSHVILYTDENYASLSRSQALSWINSLQMKDGIETINLAEPPSGALIPLDMASPLFLWDDKAENSAWLVSIKNETRTLLQALLSTPWWIPDPDSWNRLKKMAGNAPLEVIVAGIGGWSGREITSQGHGFFRISKDMVNARLMFMRKPLPFLEAKKHPEKTSLMVGKIESYKQPETIFTSPPICANCHSYSLDGSYMTMDMDYGGDKGAFLHSPVRKKIVIEKEMISSWNTLPARKPASYSMGLFARVSPDGRYIAGTVNETSVFVMLDDLFFSQLFYPATGQIAIFDTRKGKFHLLPGASRSDRVQTAPSWSPDGKTIAFAMSRTDPELIKKAVAKEILKESPRQNIRDLNKKYPVQFDIYTLPFNDGKGGQAVPLKGASQNGYSNYFPRYSPDGKWIVFTQSPTGLVLQPDSRLVIIPAKGGVARILACNQRTMNSWHSWSPNSRWLVFTCKANSPYTELYLTHIDEHGVSSPAIRLFRFSSNDYAAMVPEFIRKLPENLETLTFGSLENVKGKSIATDGR